A single region of the Gloeomargarita sp. SRBZ-1_bins_9 genome encodes:
- a CDS encoding fasciclin domain-containing protein, with product MADIVDIAVSAGSFQTLVAAVQAAGLVEALKSPGPFTVFAPNDEAFAALPPGTVTTLVQNPPQLARILKYHVVPGRYTKADLRDRDYLQSLEGSLIPIYRQGDEFEVKNATVLAADILADNGVIHVLNRVILMGGDGGRRGDVSKGWYAQPVTGL from the coding sequence ATGGCGGATATTGTGGATATTGCGGTGAGCGCTGGGTCGTTCCAGACGCTGGTGGCGGCGGTGCAGGCGGCGGGTCTGGTGGAGGCGCTCAAAAGTCCGGGGCCTTTTACGGTGTTTGCCCCTAACGATGAGGCCTTTGCGGCCCTGCCGCCGGGGACGGTGACGACGCTGGTGCAAAATCCCCCCCAGTTGGCCCGCATTCTCAAATACCACGTGGTGCCGGGGCGTTATACCAAGGCGGATTTGCGGGATAGGGATTATTTGCAGTCTCTAGAGGGGTCGCTCATTCCCATCTACCGGCAGGGGGATGAGTTTGAGGTCAAGAACGCGACGGTCCTAGCGGCAGACATCTTGGCGGATAACGGGGTGATCCACGTGCTCAACCGGGTGATTCTGATGGGGGGCGACGGCGGGCGTCGGGGGGACGTGAGCAAGGGCTGGTACGCCCAACCGGTCACCGGACTCTGA
- a CDS encoding mechanosensitive ion channel, protein MATWTLDLAQVTQETGRWINLNLDRLVPFLFNLLGALGIFIVAWIAASLLAEFSRSTLKRTGIDDRLSQLVSGTSEPTISVGKWLGLIVFWVVLLLGVVGALDVLRLSGISQPLAQLLNEIFAYVPRIIGGLIVAVLAWGVATVTKLVVVRLSQSLQLDQPLELPRPTPEAPPVTVGELVGTVLYWLVWLFFLPLILDTLQLQGPLQPVQNLVNELLAALPRIFKAVLIGLVGWLVARVLRTMTVNLLTTLGADPLGQRLGLGEQVRVSQVGGGLVYILVWIPTIVAALEALEIQAISRPAVAMLNMFLMALPRVFTAGLILLAAYVGGRLLGEMITGVLTRAGFDQVLTWLGLPAPAQMQQTPSQVAGFIVLGGVMQLGVIAAVEVLEIPTLTAVATGLLVIFGQVLVGLLVLAVGIYAANAMFRLIAQAGTPQARFLAQGARIATLALVGAMALRQMGIAADIVNLAFGLLFGAIAVAIAIAFGLGGQQVVAQQLQEWRDQMKNPPQ, encoded by the coding sequence ATGGCGACTTGGACACTGGACTTGGCCCAAGTCACGCAAGAGACTGGACGTTGGATTAATTTGAACCTGGATCGCTTGGTTCCATTTTTGTTCAACCTGCTGGGGGCCTTAGGGATATTTATTGTTGCTTGGATTGCGGCATCGCTCCTGGCAGAATTTAGTCGATCTACTTTAAAGCGCACAGGCATAGATGACCGTCTTTCCCAACTGGTGTCCGGCACATCTGAACCAACTATTTCTGTAGGTAAATGGCTGGGATTAATTGTCTTTTGGGTGGTGCTGCTTTTGGGGGTGGTGGGGGCTTTGGATGTCCTGCGACTGTCGGGCATCTCCCAACCCCTGGCCCAGTTGCTCAATGAAATCTTTGCCTATGTGCCACGAATCATTGGCGGGTTGATTGTGGCGGTGCTGGCTTGGGGGGTGGCGACGGTGACCAAGCTGGTGGTGGTGCGGTTATCCCAGTCGCTGCAACTGGACCAACCCCTGGAGTTACCCCGCCCAACACCAGAAGCACCGCCGGTGACGGTGGGAGAACTGGTGGGGACAGTGCTCTATTGGTTGGTGTGGCTGTTTTTCCTGCCTTTGATCCTGGATACGCTGCAACTGCAAGGGCCGCTTCAGCCGGTGCAAAACCTGGTGAATGAATTGCTAGCGGCTTTGCCCCGGATTTTCAAGGCGGTGTTGATCGGGCTGGTGGGCTGGCTGGTGGCCCGGGTGCTGCGGACGATGACGGTGAATCTGCTGACGACGCTTGGGGCAGACCCCCTGGGGCAGCGGTTGGGTCTGGGCGAACAGGTGCGGGTGTCCCAGGTCGGCGGCGGACTGGTGTATATCCTGGTGTGGATTCCCACCATTGTGGCAGCGCTGGAGGCCCTGGAGATTCAGGCCATTTCTCGGCCGGCGGTGGCAATGCTGAATATGTTTTTGATGGCCTTGCCCCGGGTGTTTACGGCGGGTTTGATTCTGCTGGCGGCCTACGTTGGCGGGCGGTTGCTGGGGGAAATGATCACGGGGGTGTTGACGCGGGCAGGATTTGACCAGGTGTTGACATGGCTAGGGCTGCCGGCACCGGCCCAGATGCAGCAAACACCGTCCCAGGTGGCTGGGTTTATCGTCCTGGGGGGTGTGATGCAGTTGGGGGTCATCGCGGCGGTGGAGGTGCTGGAAATTCCCACCCTGACGGCGGTGGCGACGGGGTTGTTGGTGATTTTTGGCCAGGTACTGGTGGGGCTACTGGTGCTGGCGGTGGGGATATATGCGGCCAACGCCATGTTTCGGTTGATTGCCCAGGCGGGAACTCCCCAGGCACGGTTCCTGGCCCAGGGGGCGCGGATTGCCACGTTGGCGCTGGTGGGGGCAATGGCGCTACGGCAGATGGGGATCGCCGCTGATATTGTCAACTTGGCGTTTGGGTTGTTGTTTGGGGCGATAGCGGTGGCGATTGCCATTGCTTTTGGCTTGGGGGGTCAGCAGGTGGTGGCCCAGCAACTCCAGGAATGGCGCGACCAGATGAAAAATCCCCCCCAGTAG
- the mutL gene encoding DNA mismatch repair endonuclease MutL — protein sequence MLHCLAPELIQRMAAGEVIDAPVAVVRELVENAIDAGATHLHLQVTPEQIRLADNGQGMALEALTLAARPYTTSKICTAEDLNRIQTLGFRGQALYSLAQLGRLTIASRWAGEPQGWQVQYDHQGQVQRQQMVPLAPGTVVTVRDLFADWPQRRAALPSWPQQVRHIQLWIQQAALCHPHITWQVEIAGKRWHLWPGTLPDRLAQVWPPLEPSLVRLAQYQGLTVALALPDQYHRPRPDRVWLAVNGRCVDLPELSTTLIHHFQRLLPRGRFPALFVHLQVPPEQVDWHRHPAKTQVYLQDLEHWQAQLLHLCESCLQTTPPPKADYPKVKKLFQVAETNARYSARPTLKALAQLHRTYILAEHPSGLWLVEQHIAHERVLYEQLQQGWSLVALDSPVILSQLTPEQVNRLREYGLAPEPFGPQQWAVRHMPQVLLERPDEWVAALMTLSRIADREQATVDLACRSALRNGTPLTLAQMQALLDQWQTTRYPRTCPHGRPIYLPLAETQLARLFRRHWVVGKSYGI from the coding sequence ATGTTGCACTGTTTGGCGCCTGAACTCATCCAGCGCATGGCGGCAGGAGAAGTCATCGATGCGCCGGTAGCGGTGGTGCGGGAGTTGGTGGAAAACGCCATTGATGCGGGAGCAACCCATTTACACCTCCAGGTCACCCCGGAGCAGATTCGCCTAGCCGACAACGGTCAGGGAATGGCCCTCGAGGCGCTTACCTTGGCTGCCCGCCCCTATACCACCAGCAAAATCTGTACTGCCGAGGACCTCAACCGGATTCAAACCCTGGGGTTTCGAGGACAGGCCCTTTACAGCCTGGCGCAACTGGGGCGTTTGACCATTGCCAGCCGCTGGGCCGGTGAACCGCAGGGGTGGCAGGTGCAGTACGACCACCAAGGGCAGGTGCAACGCCAACAAATGGTTCCCCTAGCGCCGGGGACGGTGGTAACGGTGAGGGATTTATTTGCCGATTGGCCCCAGCGTCGAGCAGCACTTCCCAGTTGGCCCCAGCAGGTGCGGCACATCCAGCTTTGGATTCAGCAGGCTGCTTTGTGTCACCCGCACATCACCTGGCAGGTAGAAATAGCGGGCAAGCGCTGGCATCTGTGGCCGGGTACGCTGCCGGATCGTTTGGCCCAGGTGTGGCCGCCACTGGAACCGTCGCTGGTGCGCTTGGCCCAATACCAGGGCCTGACGGTGGCCCTAGCCCTGCCGGACCAGTATCACCGTCCCCGTCCCGACCGGGTGTGGCTGGCGGTTAATGGGCGGTGCGTTGACCTACCCGAACTCAGCACGACCCTTATCCACCATTTCCAGCGCCTGTTGCCCCGGGGCCGCTTTCCCGCTTTATTTGTCCATCTCCAGGTGCCGCCGGAGCAGGTGGACTGGCACCGCCATCCCGCCAAAACTCAGGTGTATCTCCAGGACCTGGAGCACTGGCAAGCCCAACTCCTGCACCTGTGCGAGAGCTGTTTGCAAACAACGCCGCCTCCTAAGGCCGACTACCCCAAGGTCAAAAAACTGTTCCAGGTGGCGGAAACCAACGCCCGCTACAGTGCTCGTCCGACCTTGAAGGCCCTAGCCCAGTTGCACCGCACCTACATCCTGGCGGAGCACCCCAGCGGGTTATGGCTGGTGGAGCAGCACATCGCCCACGAACGGGTCCTATACGAGCAGTTGCAGCAGGGATGGAGCTTGGTAGCCCTGGACAGTCCGGTCATTTTGTCCCAGCTCACACCAGAGCAAGTCAACCGCTTGAGGGAGTACGGTTTGGCGCCGGAACCCTTTGGTCCCCAGCAGTGGGCTGTGCGGCACATGCCCCAGGTGCTGTTGGAACGGCCGGACGAGTGGGTGGCTGCTCTGATGACCCTGAGCCGGATAGCCGACCGGGAGCAAGCCACAGTGGATTTGGCCTGTCGCAGCGCCCTGCGCAACGGCACCCCCTTGACCCTAGCCCAGATGCAGGCGTTGTTGGACCAGTGGCAGACCACCCGCTATCCCCGCACCTGTCCCCACGGTCGCCCCATTTATCTCCCGTTGGCGGAGACCCAACTGGCCCGGCTCTTTCGCCGACACTGGGTCGTGGGCAAAAGCTACGGCATCTGA
- a CDS encoding STAS domain-containing protein: MELVILTPTTQETFGETVLTLPITRFDSTQVSSFKQQYEQAVAGRACYLGIDLSRVEFLDSAGLGALVACHKHVRQLGGQMGLIAPRPLVLNLLIMTALDKILPIYANVEDFTSGAPQMP; this comes from the coding sequence ATGGAACTGGTCATTCTCACGCCCACTACCCAAGAGACCTTTGGCGAGACGGTCCTGACCCTACCTATCACTCGCTTCGATAGCACCCAAGTCAGTTCCTTCAAGCAGCAGTATGAGCAAGCAGTAGCCGGGCGGGCCTGTTATCTGGGCATTGACCTGTCGCGGGTGGAATTTCTCGACAGCGCCGGTTTAGGCGCCCTGGTGGCCTGCCATAAGCACGTGCGGCAACTGGGGGGCCAGATGGGGTTGATTGCCCCGCGCCCTCTGGTACTCAATCTGCTGATCATGACCGCCTTGGACAAAATCCTACCCATCTACGCCAACGTCGAGGATTTCACCAGCGGCGCCCCTCAGATGCCGTAG
- a CDS encoding NIL domain-containing protein: protein MKQRVTLTFPRQMVHMPITYRLAKDFNIAANIIRAQVAPNQVGKLVVELSGDMDQMAAALEWLQDSGIEVVQSSREILIDTDKCIDCGLCTGVCPTQALALDRQFRLTFTRSRCIVCEQCIPACPVAAITTNL, encoded by the coding sequence ATGAAACAACGGGTTACCTTGACCTTCCCGCGCCAGATGGTGCACATGCCCATTACTTACCGGCTGGCCAAGGATTTTAACATTGCTGCCAATATCATCCGGGCGCAGGTGGCTCCCAACCAGGTGGGCAAGCTGGTGGTGGAACTGTCGGGGGATATGGACCAAATGGCAGCGGCCTTGGAATGGCTCCAGGACAGCGGCATCGAGGTGGTCCAGAGTAGCCGAGAGATTCTCATTGACACGGACAAGTGCATTGACTGTGGGCTGTGTACGGGGGTGTGCCCTACGCAGGCCCTGGCGTTAGACCGGCAATTCCGGTTGACCTTTACCCGCAGCCGCTGCATCGTCTGTGAACAGTGCATTCCCGCCTGTCCCGTCGCCGCCATTACCACCAACCTGTGA
- a CDS encoding ribbon-helix-helix protein, CopG family has product MPRTKPPSDRVLTIRLPNEELMKLESYCAAKGRTKTDVLRELIRKLRHT; this is encoded by the coding sequence ATGCCTAGAACCAAACCCCCATCGGACCGTGTACTGACGATTCGCCTGCCCAACGAGGAGCTGATGAAACTGGAGAGTTACTGTGCTGCCAAGGGTCGCACCAAGACAGACGTGCTGCGGGAGCTGATCCGTAAACTGCGGCATACGTAG
- a CDS encoding carbon-nitrogen hydrolase family protein, with the protein MKHAYLAAALQMTSGPDIEQNLNQLADLVELACRRGASLVGLPENFAFMGDEQDKARQAPQIAAAAEQCLRTLARRFQVTLLAGGMPVPADNQRVYNRALVVTPEGEIAATYDKVHLFDVNLPDGHTYQESRTVVPGTRLPPVYYQPALGGIGLSICYDVRFPELYRHLAKVGAEILFIPAAFTAYTGKDHWQVLLRARAIENTCYVLAPAQVGWHYPRRQTHGHALIVDPWGVVLADAGDQPGMAIAEINPERLAQVRRQMPSLQHRVF; encoded by the coding sequence ATGAAACATGCCTACTTGGCCGCCGCCCTCCAGATGACTAGCGGGCCGGATATTGAACAAAATCTGAACCAATTAGCGGATCTGGTGGAGCTGGCCTGTCGGCGGGGGGCTTCCTTGGTTGGCCTGCCGGAAAACTTCGCCTTTATGGGGGATGAGCAGGACAAGGCCCGGCAAGCACCCCAGATTGCTGCCGCTGCCGAGCAATGCCTACGGACGCTGGCCCGACGCTTTCAGGTGACCCTGTTGGCGGGGGGAATGCCGGTGCCGGCGGACAACCAACGGGTTTATAACCGGGCGCTGGTGGTGACGCCGGAGGGGGAAATTGCCGCCACCTACGACAAGGTGCACCTATTTGATGTGAATCTCCCGGACGGCCATACCTACCAAGAATCCCGCACGGTGGTGCCCGGAACCCGGTTGCCCCCGGTGTATTACCAACCAGCCTTGGGGGGTATTGGTCTTTCCATCTGCTACGACGTGCGTTTTCCCGAACTCTACCGGCACCTGGCCAAGGTGGGGGCGGAAATTTTGTTTATCCCGGCGGCGTTTACGGCCTACACGGGCAAGGACCACTGGCAGGTGTTGTTGCGGGCGCGGGCGATTGAGAATACCTGTTACGTCCTGGCGCCGGCCCAGGTGGGATGGCATTATCCCCGCCGCCAAACCCATGGTCATGCCCTGATCGTGGACCCCTGGGGGGTGGTGCTGGCGGATGCGGGCGACCAACCAGGTATGGCCATTGCGGAGATCAACCCGGAACGCCTGGCCCAAGTACGGCGGCAGATGCCCAGTCTCCAGCACCGGGTGTTTTAG
- a CDS encoding LdpA C-terminal domain-containing domain has product MDSGHLRALQGRYWCKFISGASLEDTAVIEPLSWVFALAGVHCIDVAADPAVVQAAYRGIQRAQTPHPPWLMVSLNDDSDPHFRKAHFDPALCPPDCPRPCQRVCPVQAIGPAGVNAPLCYGCGRCLDVCPYGLIQARTYVHRPEAVVTLLQTQPVAAVEIHTQVGHESGFAHLWQVLRPWVARLQVLAVSCPDHDQVIPYLWRLYDIMAPLPCPLIWQADGRPMSGDIGAGTTWATLRLAQKILEAGLPGFVQLAGGTNQTTWPLVQRLGLPVHGVGYGSYARKLLQPYLPHLEDPQTLATAVSAARTLLPPKTPGAGDWASAAVLGPGVPG; this is encoded by the coding sequence GTGGATTCAGGCCATCTAAGGGCACTGCAGGGACGCTACTGGTGCAAGTTCATCAGCGGGGCCAGCTTGGAGGACACGGCGGTAATCGAACCCCTCAGTTGGGTGTTTGCCCTGGCGGGGGTGCATTGTATTGATGTGGCGGCTGACCCGGCGGTGGTCCAGGCGGCCTATCGGGGCATCCAACGCGCGCAAACCCCCCACCCACCCTGGTTGATGGTGAGCCTCAACGACGACAGCGACCCCCATTTCCGCAAGGCCCACTTTGACCCGGCCCTGTGTCCCCCCGATTGTCCGCGCCCCTGCCAACGGGTCTGTCCGGTGCAGGCGATTGGCCCGGCGGGGGTGAACGCGCCCCTGTGCTATGGCTGTGGCCGTTGTCTGGATGTGTGTCCCTACGGCTTGATCCAGGCCCGCACCTATGTTCACCGACCCGAAGCGGTGGTGACCCTGCTGCAAACCCAACCCGTGGCGGCCGTGGAAATCCACACCCAGGTGGGCCATGAATCGGGTTTTGCCCATCTGTGGCAGGTGCTGCGGCCCTGGGTAGCGCGCTTGCAGGTGCTGGCGGTCAGTTGTCCAGACCACGACCAGGTCATTCCCTACCTGTGGCGGCTGTATGACATTATGGCCCCCTTGCCCTGCCCGTTGATTTGGCAAGCGGATGGACGGCCCATGAGCGGCGATATTGGTGCGGGCACCACCTGGGCGACCCTGCGCTTGGCCCAAAAAATCCTGGAGGCGGGCCTACCGGGGTTTGTGCAGTTAGCGGGGGGCACCAATCAAACCACCTGGCCCCTGGTGCAGCGCCTGGGGTTACCGGTGCATGGGGTTGGCTACGGTAGTTACGCCCGCAAACTGCTGCAACCCTACTTGCCCCACCTAGAGGACCCCCAAACCCTGGCCACTGCCGTCTCTGCCGCCCGCACCCTCCTGCCCCCTAAAACACCCGGTGCTGGAGACTGGGCATCTGCCGCCGTACTTGGGCCAGGCGTTCCGGGTTGA
- a CDS encoding YciI family protein: MAKFVVIGHYCEDVRQRREPYRQAHLEGLARQKAQGVLMTIGPTEDLRRFFGIYEADSPEQVRALIEQDPYWQNGIWTDYEVMPWIQAI; encoded by the coding sequence ATGGCTAAGTTTGTGGTAATAGGGCACTACTGCGAGGACGTGCGCCAGCGCCGGGAACCCTATCGGCAAGCCCACTTGGAGGGTCTAGCCCGACAGAAAGCCCAGGGGGTGCTCATGACCATTGGTCCGACTGAGGACTTGCGGCGGTTTTTTGGGATTTACGAGGCGGATTCACCAGAGCAGGTACGGGCGCTGATCGAGCAGGACCCCTACTGGCAAAACGGCATCTGGACGGACTACGAGGTCATGCCGTGGATTCAGGCCATCTAA
- the dcd gene encoding dCTP deaminase: protein MVLTDHELNQLCQGTPPLVAPFDPTLLNPASLDIRIGTSALIEQEDGEQVPLDLTPYDAHQPYILEPQTWLLVASLEMFHIPDFLAGEVRLKSSRAREGFDLALALWLDPGWHGSHLTMALRNTTRFRRLGIYPGMKIAQVILHRLSNRPQRSYAQVGRYNRDRQVQGSKD, encoded by the coding sequence ATGGTACTGACGGACCACGAATTGAACCAACTGTGTCAGGGCACGCCGCCGTTGGTGGCCCCCTTTGACCCGACGTTGCTCAACCCGGCGTCCCTCGACATTCGCATCGGTACCTCAGCGCTCATTGAGCAGGAGGACGGAGAGCAGGTGCCCCTGGATTTAACGCCCTACGACGCCCATCAGCCCTACATCCTCGAACCGCAAACCTGGCTGCTGGTGGCGTCGCTGGAGATGTTTCACATTCCCGATTTCTTGGCGGGGGAGGTGCGCTTGAAGTCGTCCCGGGCGCGGGAGGGGTTCGACCTGGCTCTCGCGTTGTGGCTGGACCCGGGCTGGCATGGTTCCCACCTGACCATGGCCCTGCGCAATACCACCCGTTTCCGGCGGCTGGGGATTTATCCGGGGATGAAAATCGCCCAGGTAATTCTGCACCGGTTGTCCAATCGTCCCCAGCGCAGTTACGCCCAGGTGGGACGCTATAATCGTGACCGGCAGGTGCAGGGGTCCAAGGACTGA
- a CDS encoding sulfite exporter TauE/SafE family protein: MGPLLLVGLIAGLAGGMFGIGGGAIMVPALVLGLGFDQKVATGTSLAAQVLPIGLVGAWVYHRSGHLDLRAAVIMVVGLVLGNGLGALLANQPFITSEMMKKLYGGFLVLVGLRYWLWR; this comes from the coding sequence ATGGGACCGTTGTTGTTGGTGGGGCTGATAGCGGGTTTGGCGGGGGGAATGTTTGGCATTGGCGGCGGGGCGATTATGGTGCCGGCGTTGGTGTTGGGGCTGGGGTTTGACCAGAAGGTGGCCACAGGTACATCCCTAGCGGCGCAGGTGTTGCCCATTGGGTTGGTGGGGGCTTGGGTGTACCACCGCAGTGGTCATCTGGACCTGCGGGCGGCGGTCATCATGGTGGTGGGTTTAGTGCTGGGTAATGGCTTGGGGGCGTTGCTGGCCAATCAGCCCTTTATCACCAGTGAAATGATGAAGAAGCTCTACGGGGGGTTTTTGGTGCTGGTGGGGCTACGGTATTGGTTATGGCGTTGA
- a CDS encoding NIL domain-containing protein: MTQAKRLTVRVRVPAGGQAEPVLSQLISRYGVTVNIQAALFDPQNQAEAWLDLELYGPETALEQCLAAMQARRWELIHRSPMTEAPAGSVPTSVMPPATTALQRTHIHVRIPKAACDVPILSGLVSGYGLVVNLRAGLLSPTHEDDGWFDLEVQGTAEQIAQGLDYLRQRGIQVWQGNHQEDWSV; this comes from the coding sequence ATGACGCAAGCCAAGCGGTTGACGGTGCGGGTGCGGGTGCCGGCAGGGGGTCAGGCGGAACCGGTACTGTCCCAGTTGATTAGCCGTTACGGGGTGACGGTGAACATCCAGGCGGCCCTGTTTGACCCCCAGAATCAAGCGGAGGCCTGGCTGGATTTGGAACTCTACGGCCCGGAGACCGCTCTGGAGCAATGTTTGGCGGCCATGCAGGCCCGGCGGTGGGAGTTGATCCATCGTTCCCCCATGACGGAGGCACCGGCAGGGTCTGTGCCCACGTCGGTGATGCCCCCGGCAACGACGGCTCTCCAGCGCACCCACATCCATGTGCGCATTCCCAAGGCGGCCTGCGATGTACCTATCCTGTCGGGGTTGGTGTCGGGCTACGGGCTGGTGGTGAATCTGCGGGCGGGGTTGCTCAGTCCCACCCACGAGGACGATGGCTGGTTTGACCTGGAGGTGCAGGGAACGGCGGAACAGATTGCCCAGGGGTTGGATTATCTCCGCCAGCGGGGCATTCAGGTCTGGCAAGGGAATCACCAGGAGGACTGGTCGGTGTAG
- a CDS encoding sulfate ABC transporter ATP-binding protein: MGIVVEKVSKRFGHFVAVDDVSLTIPTGSLVALLGPSGSGKSTLLRLIAGLEQPDTGRIWLTGQEATHRRVQERNIGFVFQHYALFKHMTVRQNIAFGLEVRKVPPHRIKQRVETLLELVQLQGLGDRYPHQLSGGQRQRVALARALAVEPQVLLLDEPFGALDARVRQELRAWLRRLHDDMHVTTVFVTHDQQEAMELADQIVVMHRGRIEQVGTPADIYDHPATPFVMSFIGPVNVLPGDAGLLRGQGLALGAGQAFLRPHDIVISTHPEEAHTPARIRRLLHLGPEVRLELLLEDGQTLVAQMDRQRFSQLQLQPQQQVYVRPRQARCFPLHYAI, from the coding sequence ATGGGGATCGTGGTGGAAAAGGTGTCCAAGCGTTTCGGTCACTTCGTGGCGGTGGATGACGTGAGCTTGACGATTCCCACCGGGTCATTGGTGGCGCTGCTGGGGCCGTCGGGGTCTGGGAAATCGACCCTGCTGCGTTTGATTGCTGGTCTGGAGCAACCGGATACGGGTCGCATTTGGCTCACCGGTCAGGAGGCCACCCACCGCCGGGTCCAGGAGCGCAACATCGGGTTTGTGTTTCAGCACTACGCCCTGTTCAAGCACATGACGGTGCGGCAAAACATTGCCTTCGGGCTGGAGGTGCGCAAGGTGCCCCCCCACCGGATCAAGCAGCGGGTGGAAACCCTTTTGGAGCTGGTGCAGTTGCAGGGCCTAGGGGACCGCTATCCCCACCAGCTCTCCGGCGGTCAGCGGCAACGGGTGGCCCTGGCGCGGGCGTTGGCCGTCGAACCCCAGGTGCTTTTGCTGGATGAACCCTTTGGGGCGTTGGATGCCCGGGTGCGGCAGGAGTTGCGGGCCTGGCTGCGGCGGTTGCATGACGACATGCATGTAACGACGGTGTTTGTCACCCACGACCAGCAGGAGGCGATGGAGCTGGCCGATCAAATCGTGGTGATGCACAGGGGCCGCATTGAACAGGTGGGCACCCCCGCCGACATCTACGACCATCCGGCTACTCCCTTTGTGATGAGTTTTATTGGGCCGGTGAATGTCTTGCCGGGGGATGCGGGACTGTTACGGGGTCAGGGGTTGGCCCTGGGAGCGGGGCAGGCGTTTTTACGTCCCCACGATATTGTCATCAGCACCCATCCTGAGGAGGCCCATACCCCCGCCCGGATTCGGCGGCTGTTGCACCTGGGGCCGGAGGTGCGCCTGGAACTCCTGCTGGAGGATGGCCAGACTCTGGTGGCGCAAATGGACCGGCAACGGTTTTCCCAACTCCAGTTACAGCCCCAGCAGCAGGTGTATGTCCGGCCCCGGCAGGCCCGCTGTTTCCCGTTGCACTATGCCATCTAG
- a CDS encoding ABC transporter ATP-binding protein, which yields MLTLVNVSYHPPASSHPILQHIDLMVPAPSLTLIVGPSGAGKTTLLEVIAGLAAPTQGYIRWQDQVLQPADLRLVAGLVFQFPERHFCGLTVLEELRLGHPELTYDQVQQVLETVHLADVSWQQPPHCLSGGQQRRLALAVQLIRQPYLLLLDEPLAGLDWSMRRQLLQLLQELKQRWSLLVVSHDIRELSALADQVWRLEHGTLGAA from the coding sequence ATGCTGACGCTTGTCAATGTCAGCTATCATCCCCCGGCCAGTTCCCACCCCATCTTGCAGCACATTGACCTCATGGTGCCGGCCCCCTCGCTGACCTTAATTGTGGGACCCAGCGGCGCCGGTAAGACCACCCTGTTGGAGGTGATTGCCGGTCTGGCGGCCCCCACCCAAGGCTATATCCGTTGGCAGGACCAGGTGTTACAACCGGCAGATTTGCGGCTGGTGGCGGGGTTGGTGTTCCAGTTTCCCGAGCGGCACTTCTGCGGGTTGACGGTGCTAGAGGAGCTGCGGCTAGGCCACCCCGAACTCACCTACGACCAGGTGCAGCAGGTCCTGGAAACAGTGCATTTGGCGGACGTGTCCTGGCAACAGCCGCCCCATTGCCTCAGTGGGGGACAACAGCGCCGCCTAGCCCTTGCTGTGCAATTGATTCGGCAGCCCTATCTGCTCCTGCTGGATGAGCCTCTGGCGGGCCTCGACTGGTCCATGCGCCGGCAACTGCTGCAACTGCTCCAGGAACTGAAGCAGCGATGGTCGTTACTGGTGGTGAGCCACGACATCCGGGAACTCAGCGCCCTGGCCGACCAGGTGTGGCGTCTGGAGCACGGGACCCTAGGGGCGGCCTAG
- a CDS encoding class I SAM-dependent methyltransferase has translation MVQAVLTPQQRRKLDESDDALFYQMPRLVTHVDQGFLQQLTQLYRERLTPSSRLLDLMSSWVSHLPPEMDFAEVVGHGMNAEELARNPRLTHYFVQNLNHNPRLPLEDARFDAVLNAVSVQYLQYPEAVFAEIQRVLKPGGLAIVSFSNRMFYQKAIQAWRDATDAERIALVQRYFQAVPGFGPVEVIARPSPPGFWGLLGGGDPFYAVLARKEP, from the coding sequence ATGGTCCAGGCGGTCCTAACCCCCCAGCAACGGCGCAAGTTGGACGAAAGCGACGACGCCCTGTTTTATCAAATGCCCCGGTTGGTCACCCACGTGGACCAGGGGTTTTTGCAGCAGTTGACTCAACTGTACCGGGAGCGCCTGACCCCCAGTAGCCGTCTGCTGGACTTGATGAGCAGTTGGGTGTCCCACCTACCGCCGGAGATGGACTTTGCTGAGGTGGTCGGGCACGGGATGAATGCCGAGGAACTGGCCCGCAACCCCCGGCTGACCCACTACTTTGTCCAAAATCTGAACCACAATCCCCGCCTACCCCTAGAGGACGCTCGCTTTGATGCCGTCTTAAACGCCGTGTCCGTGCAGTACCTGCAGTATCCCGAGGCTGTTTTTGCCGAAATCCAGCGCGTGCTTAAACCTGGCGGCTTGGCCATCGTCAGTTTTTCCAACCGCATGTTCTACCAAAAGGCCATCCAGGCCTGGCGGGACGCCACCGACGCCGAGCGCATCGCCCTAGTGCAACGTTATTTCCAAGCGGTGCCCGGTTTTGGTCCGGTGGAGGTCATCGCCCGGCCCAGCCCACCCGGTTTTTGGGGACTACTGGGTGGCGGTGACCCCTTTTACGCCGTTTTAGCCCGCAAAGAGCCGTGA